From a region of the Lactuca sativa cultivar Salinas chromosome 4, Lsat_Salinas_v11, whole genome shotgun sequence genome:
- the LOC128133579 gene encoding uncharacterized protein LOC128133579 — protein sequence MSGRPNRGRPQNETPDVAHIVAQQLMQAIPNIVTQVTARLNANQGSSGGNRGNNERECNYKSFMACKPKEFHGKEGAVGLLKWIDSMESVLHISKCLERKKVEYASCLFQDRALTWWNTLVQTRGRTAAYQLTWEDLKKLLVEEYCPKDELQKLESEFWNHSMVGTQIEKYIVRFHELAKLVPHMVTPEEKRIDRYIWGLAPEIRGIVTSANPTNIQSAVSLANRLTNDVIRMRASTKEISSSKRKPADQGEKKYGGKSGRKQKVSRNFMVRA from the coding sequence ATGTCAGGAAGGCCTAATCGTGGGCGCCCACAAAACGAAACACCCGATGTTGCTCATATTGTAGCACAACAACTCATGCAAGCAATCCCAAACATTGTTACTCAAGTAACTGCAAGACTTAATGCTAACCAAGGAAGTAGTGGAGGAAATCGAggaaacaatgaaagagaatGCAACTACAAGTCCTTTATGGCCTGTAAACCTAAGGAGTTCCATGGAAAGGAAGGTGCGGTCGGGTTGCTGAAATGGATTGACAGCATGGAGTCGGTCCTTCACATTAGCAAATGCCTCGAGCGCAAAAAAGTTGAGTATGCATCTTGCCTATTCCAAGATAGGGCATTAACCTGGTGGAATACTCTAGTGCAAACCCGAGGCCGTACGGCAGCATATCAACTAACTTGGGAAGATCTAAAGAAGCTACTGgtagaggagtattgtcccaaGGACGAACTTCAGAAGCTTGAATCTGAATTCTGGAACCATTCTATGGTTGGAACACAGATAGAGAAGTACATAGTCCGATTTCATGAACTAGCAAAACTGGTACCTCACATGGTTACTCCTGAGGAGAAACGGATAGATCGTTACATCTGGGGTCTGGCACCAGAGATTCGGGGAATAGTTACCTCAGCAAACCCAACTAATATTCAAAGTGCAGTAAGTCTAGCAAATAGACTAACCAATGATGTGATAAGGATGAGAGCATCGACAAAGGAAATCTCTAGTAGTAAGAGGAAGCCAGCAGATCAGGGAGAGAAGAAGTATGGAGGCAAGTCAGGGAGGAAGCagaaagtctcaagaaacttTATGGTAAGAGCCTAG